The following are encoded together in the Panicum virgatum strain AP13 chromosome 6K, P.virgatum_v5, whole genome shotgun sequence genome:
- the LOC120713745 gene encoding non-specific lipid-transfer protein C4-like: MAAPAGMSLLAACLVVVALGAGVAEAQSGAGAGQCVPQLNRLLACRAYLVPGAPDPSADCCGALSAVSHECACSTMGIISSLPGRCSIAPVNCSA, from the exons ATGGCGGCGCCAGCAGGCATGTCCCTCCTCGCCGCGTGCCTCGTCGTGGTGGCGCTCGGcgccggcgtggcggaggcgcagagcggcgccggcgcggggcagTGCGTGCCGCAGCTGAACCGGCTCCTGGCGTGCCGCGCGTACCTGGTGCCGGGGGCGCCGGACCCCAGCGCCGACTGCTGCGGCGCGCTGAGCGCCGTGTCGCACGAGTGCGCCTGCAGCACCATGGGCATCATCAGCAGCCTGCCCGGACGATGCAGCATCGCCCCTGTCAACTGCT CTGCCTGA
- the LOC120713744 gene encoding plant UBX domain-containing protein 8-like isoform X3, whose translation MARPPQEAIDTFVSITGADEAAAVRVLEEHENDLNGAVNAYFNEGDRSTTRINQNPVPASDDDMELDEPLDPMFNRPLFPRTLGNPFAFLDPGLADITAADIFRRGPQVTHPREVRQIPIEVKDTNTQTGSSGQGPVIEDVTGRESFYGPEVHGTVIVDEDDEDLPSTPSAHDPNVPSSTSRPNHSMPSAPPLVDVSDYNNDIEEQMIRAAIEASKREVEGMTNTLNNGESETASRGRGDDELARAVSLSLETAERERALRQEGTHVVDHSPDLSDKEDTEMIERQGLTGKVGTSRETVDEENFQEDIGDDDEQPLVRHRYRRGQNRTTDPMESVQMANSPSSSPHPHSVQNDHQHNGSFEEWGGISSEEHDEAVMLEAAMFGGIPERAPYPFSFPTRGRSTHYPGVARPPSPTLTAQRLLREQQDDEYLAALQADREKELKAVQEAELRRAEEAAAREAALECQKKEEEEKLKKQREEEELESELTAKQASLPKEPLQNDEGAVTVVVRMPDGSRRGRRFLKSDKLQYLYDFIDISRTFKPGTYRLVRSYPRRVFTDGESQMSLSDLGLTSKHEALFLEKISG comes from the exons ATGGCGCGGCCGCCGCAGGAGGCGATCGACACCTTCGTCAGCATCACCGGCGccgacgaggccgccgccgtccgcgtgcTGGAG GAACATGAAAATGATCTAAATGGAGCTGTGAATGCTTATTTTAACGAGGGAGATAGGTCCAC CACCAGAATCAATCAGAATCCTGTACCTGCCAGTGATGATGACATGGAGCTGGATGAACCACTTGATCCCATGTTTAACAGACCTTTGTTCCCTAGAACTTTGGGCAACCCTTTTGCATTTTTGGATCCAGGTCTTGCGGACATAACTGCTGCTGATATATTTCGGAGGGGACCTCAGGTTACACATCCTAGGGAGGTGAGGCAGATACCTATTGAAGTTAAGGACACCAATACTCAGACAGGCAGTTCTGGTCAGGGTCCGGTTATTGAGGATGTTACCGGACGTGAATCTTTCTATGGTCCAGAGGTTCATGGGACTGTTATagttgatgaagatgatgaagatttGCCATCAACACCATCTGCTCATGATCCTAATGTCCCAAGCAGCACTTCACGTCCAAACCATTCCATGCCAAGTGCTCCTCCACTGGTTGACGTTAGCGACTATAACAACGATATAGAAGAGCAGATGATTCGGGCAGCAATCGAAGCTTCAAAAAGGGAAGTTGAAGGCATGACAAAT ACTCTAAACAATGGTGAATCGGAGACCGCATCACGTGGCAGAGGTGATGATGAGCTTGCTCGGGCAGTTTCTTTGTCCTTGGAG ACagcagagcgagagagagcTTTGCGCCAAGAGGGAACGCATGTAGTGGATCATTCTCCTGATTTATCTGATAAAGAAGACACTGAGATGATTGAAAG GCAAGGACTAACAGGGAAAGTTGGAACTTCTAGGGAAACTGTAGATGAAGAGAACTTCCAAGAGGACATCGGTGATGATGACGAACAACCTTTAGTTAGGCATCGCTATAGACGTGGTCAAAACAGAACTACTGATCCGATGGAATCGGTGCAAATGGCCAACAGTCCTTCCTCCAGTCCTCATCCGCATAGTGTTCAAAATGACCATCAGCATAATGGCAGTTTCGAAGAG TGGGGTGGCATTTCTTCTGAAGAGCATGACGAAGCTGTTATGCTTGAGGCTGCAATGTTTGGTGGGATTCCTGAACGAGCACCATATCCCTTTTCCTTCCCAACCCGTGGAAGGTCAACCCACTATCCCGGAGTAGCACGTCCTCCATCACCAACATTAACTGCACAGCGGTTGTTAAGGGAACAGCAG GATGATGAGTATCTTGCAGCCCTCCAAGCTGATCGAGAAAAAGAGTTGAAGGCTGTGCAGGAGGCTGAGCTCCGCAGGGCTGAGGAAGCTGCAGCAAGAGAAGCTGCTCTTGaatgtcaaaagaaagaagaggaggagaagctAAAGAAACAGCGTGAGGAAGAG GAGTTAGAGTCCGAGCTTACAGCCAAACAAGCATCACTACCAAAGGAGCCACTACAAAATGATGAGGGGGCAGTCACAGTGGTAGTCCGCATGCCTGATGGTAGTCGCCGAGGACGGCGCTTTCTCAAATCCGACAAGCTTCAG TATCTTTATGATTTCATAGACATCAGCAGGACTTTCAAACCAGGAACTTATAGACTG GTGAGATCTTATCCCAGGCGTGTGTTCACTGATGGGGAGAGCCAGATGTCGCTGAGTGATCTCGGCCTCACTAGCAAGCATGAAGCTCTGTTCCtagaaaaaatttcagggtAG
- the LOC120713744 gene encoding plant UBX domain-containing protein 8-like isoform X4 yields the protein MARPPQEAIDTFVSITGADEAAAVRVLEEHENDLNGAVNAYFNEGDRSTTRINQNPVPASDDDMELDEPLDPMFNRPLFPRTLGNPFAFLDPGLADITAADIFRRGPQVTHPREVRQIPIEVKDTNTQTGSSGQGPVIEDVTGRESFYGPEVHGTVIVDEDDEDLPSTPSAHDPNVPSSTSRPNHSMPSAPPLVDVSDYNNDIEEQMIRAAIEASKREVEGMTNTLNNGESETASRGRGDDELARAVSLSLETAERERALRQEGTHVVDHSPDLSDKEDTEMIERETVDEENFQEDIGDDDEQPLVRHRYRRGQNRTTDPMESVQMANSPSSSPHPHSVQNDHQHNGSFEEWGGISSEEHDEAVMLEAAMFGGIPERAPYPFSFPTRGRSTHYPGVARPPSPTLTAQRLLREQQDDEYLAALQADREKELKAVQEAELRRAEEAAAREAALECQKKEEEEKLKKQREEEELESELTAKQASLPKEPLQNDEGAVTVVVRMPDGSRRGRRFLKSDKLQYLYDFIDISRTFKPGTYRLVRSYPRRVFTDGESQMSLSDLGLTSKHEALFLEKISG from the exons ATGGCGCGGCCGCCGCAGGAGGCGATCGACACCTTCGTCAGCATCACCGGCGccgacgaggccgccgccgtccgcgtgcTGGAG GAACATGAAAATGATCTAAATGGAGCTGTGAATGCTTATTTTAACGAGGGAGATAGGTCCAC CACCAGAATCAATCAGAATCCTGTACCTGCCAGTGATGATGACATGGAGCTGGATGAACCACTTGATCCCATGTTTAACAGACCTTTGTTCCCTAGAACTTTGGGCAACCCTTTTGCATTTTTGGATCCAGGTCTTGCGGACATAACTGCTGCTGATATATTTCGGAGGGGACCTCAGGTTACACATCCTAGGGAGGTGAGGCAGATACCTATTGAAGTTAAGGACACCAATACTCAGACAGGCAGTTCTGGTCAGGGTCCGGTTATTGAGGATGTTACCGGACGTGAATCTTTCTATGGTCCAGAGGTTCATGGGACTGTTATagttgatgaagatgatgaagatttGCCATCAACACCATCTGCTCATGATCCTAATGTCCCAAGCAGCACTTCACGTCCAAACCATTCCATGCCAAGTGCTCCTCCACTGGTTGACGTTAGCGACTATAACAACGATATAGAAGAGCAGATGATTCGGGCAGCAATCGAAGCTTCAAAAAGGGAAGTTGAAGGCATGACAAAT ACTCTAAACAATGGTGAATCGGAGACCGCATCACGTGGCAGAGGTGATGATGAGCTTGCTCGGGCAGTTTCTTTGTCCTTGGAG ACagcagagcgagagagagcTTTGCGCCAAGAGGGAACGCATGTAGTGGATCATTCTCCTGATTTATCTGATAAAGAAGACACTGAGATGATTGAAAG GGAAACTGTAGATGAAGAGAACTTCCAAGAGGACATCGGTGATGATGACGAACAACCTTTAGTTAGGCATCGCTATAGACGTGGTCAAAACAGAACTACTGATCCGATGGAATCGGTGCAAATGGCCAACAGTCCTTCCTCCAGTCCTCATCCGCATAGTGTTCAAAATGACCATCAGCATAATGGCAGTTTCGAAGAG TGGGGTGGCATTTCTTCTGAAGAGCATGACGAAGCTGTTATGCTTGAGGCTGCAATGTTTGGTGGGATTCCTGAACGAGCACCATATCCCTTTTCCTTCCCAACCCGTGGAAGGTCAACCCACTATCCCGGAGTAGCACGTCCTCCATCACCAACATTAACTGCACAGCGGTTGTTAAGGGAACAGCAG GATGATGAGTATCTTGCAGCCCTCCAAGCTGATCGAGAAAAAGAGTTGAAGGCTGTGCAGGAGGCTGAGCTCCGCAGGGCTGAGGAAGCTGCAGCAAGAGAAGCTGCTCTTGaatgtcaaaagaaagaagaggaggagaagctAAAGAAACAGCGTGAGGAAGAG GAGTTAGAGTCCGAGCTTACAGCCAAACAAGCATCACTACCAAAGGAGCCACTACAAAATGATGAGGGGGCAGTCACAGTGGTAGTCCGCATGCCTGATGGTAGTCGCCGAGGACGGCGCTTTCTCAAATCCGACAAGCTTCAG TATCTTTATGATTTCATAGACATCAGCAGGACTTTCAAACCAGGAACTTATAGACTG GTGAGATCTTATCCCAGGCGTGTGTTCACTGATGGGGAGAGCCAGATGTCGCTGAGTGATCTCGGCCTCACTAGCAAGCATGAAGCTCTGTTCCtagaaaaaatttcagggtAG
- the LOC120713744 gene encoding plant UBX domain-containing protein 8-like isoform X1, which yields MARPPQEAIDTFVSITGADEAAAVRVLEEHENDLNGAVNAYFNEGDRSTTRINQNPVPASDDDMELDEPLDPMFNRPLFPRTLGNPFAFLDPGLADITAADIFRRGPQVTHPREVRQIPIEVKDTNTQTGSSGQGPVIEDVTGRESFYGPEVHGTVIVDEDDEDLPSTPSAHDPNVPSSTSRPNHSMPSAPPLVDVSDYNNDIEEQMIRAAIEASKREVEGMTNVCFCFWICQISIYLNKFLNKIHCTQTLNNGESETASRGRGDDELARAVSLSLETAERERALRQEGTHVVDHSPDLSDKEDTEMIERQGLTGKVGTSRETVDEENFQEDIGDDDEQPLVRHRYRRGQNRTTDPMESVQMANSPSSSPHPHSVQNDHQHNGSFEEWGGISSEEHDEAVMLEAAMFGGIPERAPYPFSFPTRGRSTHYPGVARPPSPTLTAQRLLREQQDDEYLAALQADREKELKAVQEAELRRAEEAAAREAALECQKKEEEEKLKKQREEEELESELTAKQASLPKEPLQNDEGAVTVVVRMPDGSRRGRRFLKSDKLQYLYDFIDISRTFKPGTYRLVRSYPRRVFTDGESQMSLSDLGLTSKHEALFLEKISG from the exons ATGGCGCGGCCGCCGCAGGAGGCGATCGACACCTTCGTCAGCATCACCGGCGccgacgaggccgccgccgtccgcgtgcTGGAG GAACATGAAAATGATCTAAATGGAGCTGTGAATGCTTATTTTAACGAGGGAGATAGGTCCAC CACCAGAATCAATCAGAATCCTGTACCTGCCAGTGATGATGACATGGAGCTGGATGAACCACTTGATCCCATGTTTAACAGACCTTTGTTCCCTAGAACTTTGGGCAACCCTTTTGCATTTTTGGATCCAGGTCTTGCGGACATAACTGCTGCTGATATATTTCGGAGGGGACCTCAGGTTACACATCCTAGGGAGGTGAGGCAGATACCTATTGAAGTTAAGGACACCAATACTCAGACAGGCAGTTCTGGTCAGGGTCCGGTTATTGAGGATGTTACCGGACGTGAATCTTTCTATGGTCCAGAGGTTCATGGGACTGTTATagttgatgaagatgatgaagatttGCCATCAACACCATCTGCTCATGATCCTAATGTCCCAAGCAGCACTTCACGTCCAAACCATTCCATGCCAAGTGCTCCTCCACTGGTTGACGTTAGCGACTATAACAACGATATAGAAGAGCAGATGATTCGGGCAGCAATCGAAGCTTCAAAAAGGGAAGTTGAAGGCATGACAAATGTATGCTTCTGCTTTTGGATCTGTCAAATTTCCATCTATTTAAACAAATTTTTGAACAAAATCCATTGTACGCAGACTCTAAACAATGGTGAATCGGAGACCGCATCACGTGGCAGAGGTGATGATGAGCTTGCTCGGGCAGTTTCTTTGTCCTTGGAG ACagcagagcgagagagagcTTTGCGCCAAGAGGGAACGCATGTAGTGGATCATTCTCCTGATTTATCTGATAAAGAAGACACTGAGATGATTGAAAG GCAAGGACTAACAGGGAAAGTTGGAACTTCTAGGGAAACTGTAGATGAAGAGAACTTCCAAGAGGACATCGGTGATGATGACGAACAACCTTTAGTTAGGCATCGCTATAGACGTGGTCAAAACAGAACTACTGATCCGATGGAATCGGTGCAAATGGCCAACAGTCCTTCCTCCAGTCCTCATCCGCATAGTGTTCAAAATGACCATCAGCATAATGGCAGTTTCGAAGAG TGGGGTGGCATTTCTTCTGAAGAGCATGACGAAGCTGTTATGCTTGAGGCTGCAATGTTTGGTGGGATTCCTGAACGAGCACCATATCCCTTTTCCTTCCCAACCCGTGGAAGGTCAACCCACTATCCCGGAGTAGCACGTCCTCCATCACCAACATTAACTGCACAGCGGTTGTTAAGGGAACAGCAG GATGATGAGTATCTTGCAGCCCTCCAAGCTGATCGAGAAAAAGAGTTGAAGGCTGTGCAGGAGGCTGAGCTCCGCAGGGCTGAGGAAGCTGCAGCAAGAGAAGCTGCTCTTGaatgtcaaaagaaagaagaggaggagaagctAAAGAAACAGCGTGAGGAAGAG GAGTTAGAGTCCGAGCTTACAGCCAAACAAGCATCACTACCAAAGGAGCCACTACAAAATGATGAGGGGGCAGTCACAGTGGTAGTCCGCATGCCTGATGGTAGTCGCCGAGGACGGCGCTTTCTCAAATCCGACAAGCTTCAG TATCTTTATGATTTCATAGACATCAGCAGGACTTTCAAACCAGGAACTTATAGACTG GTGAGATCTTATCCCAGGCGTGTGTTCACTGATGGGGAGAGCCAGATGTCGCTGAGTGATCTCGGCCTCACTAGCAAGCATGAAGCTCTGTTCCtagaaaaaatttcagggtAG
- the LOC120713744 gene encoding plant UBX domain-containing protein 8-like isoform X2 encodes MARPPQEAIDTFVSITGADEAAAVRVLEEHENDLNGAVNAYFNEGDRSTTRINQNPVPASDDDMELDEPLDPMFNRPLFPRTLGNPFAFLDPGLADITAADIFRRGPQVTHPREVRQIPIEVKDTNTQTGSSGQGPVIEDVTGRESFYGPEVHGTVIVDEDDEDLPSTPSAHDPNVPSSTSRPNHSMPSAPPLVDVSDYNNDIEEQMIRAAIEASKREVEGMTNVCFCFWICQISIYLNKFLNKIHCTQTLNNGESETASRGRGDDELARAVSLSLETAERERALRQEGTHVVDHSPDLSDKEDTEMIERETVDEENFQEDIGDDDEQPLVRHRYRRGQNRTTDPMESVQMANSPSSSPHPHSVQNDHQHNGSFEEWGGISSEEHDEAVMLEAAMFGGIPERAPYPFSFPTRGRSTHYPGVARPPSPTLTAQRLLREQQDDEYLAALQADREKELKAVQEAELRRAEEAAAREAALECQKKEEEEKLKKQREEEELESELTAKQASLPKEPLQNDEGAVTVVVRMPDGSRRGRRFLKSDKLQYLYDFIDISRTFKPGTYRLVRSYPRRVFTDGESQMSLSDLGLTSKHEALFLEKISG; translated from the exons ATGGCGCGGCCGCCGCAGGAGGCGATCGACACCTTCGTCAGCATCACCGGCGccgacgaggccgccgccgtccgcgtgcTGGAG GAACATGAAAATGATCTAAATGGAGCTGTGAATGCTTATTTTAACGAGGGAGATAGGTCCAC CACCAGAATCAATCAGAATCCTGTACCTGCCAGTGATGATGACATGGAGCTGGATGAACCACTTGATCCCATGTTTAACAGACCTTTGTTCCCTAGAACTTTGGGCAACCCTTTTGCATTTTTGGATCCAGGTCTTGCGGACATAACTGCTGCTGATATATTTCGGAGGGGACCTCAGGTTACACATCCTAGGGAGGTGAGGCAGATACCTATTGAAGTTAAGGACACCAATACTCAGACAGGCAGTTCTGGTCAGGGTCCGGTTATTGAGGATGTTACCGGACGTGAATCTTTCTATGGTCCAGAGGTTCATGGGACTGTTATagttgatgaagatgatgaagatttGCCATCAACACCATCTGCTCATGATCCTAATGTCCCAAGCAGCACTTCACGTCCAAACCATTCCATGCCAAGTGCTCCTCCACTGGTTGACGTTAGCGACTATAACAACGATATAGAAGAGCAGATGATTCGGGCAGCAATCGAAGCTTCAAAAAGGGAAGTTGAAGGCATGACAAATGTATGCTTCTGCTTTTGGATCTGTCAAATTTCCATCTATTTAAACAAATTTTTGAACAAAATCCATTGTACGCAGACTCTAAACAATGGTGAATCGGAGACCGCATCACGTGGCAGAGGTGATGATGAGCTTGCTCGGGCAGTTTCTTTGTCCTTGGAG ACagcagagcgagagagagcTTTGCGCCAAGAGGGAACGCATGTAGTGGATCATTCTCCTGATTTATCTGATAAAGAAGACACTGAGATGATTGAAAG GGAAACTGTAGATGAAGAGAACTTCCAAGAGGACATCGGTGATGATGACGAACAACCTTTAGTTAGGCATCGCTATAGACGTGGTCAAAACAGAACTACTGATCCGATGGAATCGGTGCAAATGGCCAACAGTCCTTCCTCCAGTCCTCATCCGCATAGTGTTCAAAATGACCATCAGCATAATGGCAGTTTCGAAGAG TGGGGTGGCATTTCTTCTGAAGAGCATGACGAAGCTGTTATGCTTGAGGCTGCAATGTTTGGTGGGATTCCTGAACGAGCACCATATCCCTTTTCCTTCCCAACCCGTGGAAGGTCAACCCACTATCCCGGAGTAGCACGTCCTCCATCACCAACATTAACTGCACAGCGGTTGTTAAGGGAACAGCAG GATGATGAGTATCTTGCAGCCCTCCAAGCTGATCGAGAAAAAGAGTTGAAGGCTGTGCAGGAGGCTGAGCTCCGCAGGGCTGAGGAAGCTGCAGCAAGAGAAGCTGCTCTTGaatgtcaaaagaaagaagaggaggagaagctAAAGAAACAGCGTGAGGAAGAG GAGTTAGAGTCCGAGCTTACAGCCAAACAAGCATCACTACCAAAGGAGCCACTACAAAATGATGAGGGGGCAGTCACAGTGGTAGTCCGCATGCCTGATGGTAGTCGCCGAGGACGGCGCTTTCTCAAATCCGACAAGCTTCAG TATCTTTATGATTTCATAGACATCAGCAGGACTTTCAAACCAGGAACTTATAGACTG GTGAGATCTTATCCCAGGCGTGTGTTCACTGATGGGGAGAGCCAGATGTCGCTGAGTGATCTCGGCCTCACTAGCAAGCATGAAGCTCTGTTCCtagaaaaaatttcagggtAG
- the LOC120713746 gene encoding RHOMBOID-like protein 2 yields the protein MAPGGEAKAPGAGYYQYPGSYGGGADEERRWWPWLVPAVLVACIAVFAAEMFVNDCPRHGSALGGGAGCVASGFLRRFAFQPLRENPLLGPSSATLEKMGALNWAKVVHEHQGWRLISCIWLHAGLVHLIVNMLSLLFIGIRLEQQFGFVRIGVIYLISGFGGSVLSALFLRSNYISVGASEALFGLLGSMLSELIMNWTIYSNKAAAIITLLFIIAINLAIGISPHADNFAHIGGFASGFLLGFVLLARPQFGWMERNELPQTNQPPKYKLYQYVLWVGALILLVVGFVIILVMLFKGKNGNDSCHWCQYLNCVPTSRWKCNT from the exons ATGGcgcccggcggcgaggcgaaggCGCCGGGCGCGGGGTACTACCAGTACCCCGGCtcgtacggcggcggcgcggacgaggagcggcggtggtggccgtggCTCGTCCCCGCCGTGCTCGTCGCCTGCATCGCGGTCTTCGCCGCCGAGATGTTCGTCAACGACTGCCCGCGCCACGGGagcgcgctcggcggcggcgccgggtgcGTCGCGTCGGGCTTCCTCCGACGGTTCGCCTTCCAGCCGCTCCGGGAGAACCCGCTCCTCGGGCCCTCCTCCGCCAC CTTGGAGAAGATGGGAGCTCTTAACTGGGCCAAAgtagttcatgagcaccaaggATGGCGCCTCATTAGCTGTATTTGGCTCCATGCTGGCCTAGTCCACCTGATAGTCAACATGTTAAGCTTGCTATTCATTGGAATCCGACTTGAGCAACAATTTGGCTTTG TGCGCATTGGGGTCATCTACTTGATATCTGGTTTTGGCGGCAGTGTCCTGTCTGCACTGTTCTTACGGAGTAACTACATCTCTGTTGGTGCCTCTGAGGCTTTGTTTGGCCTCCTTGGATCTATGCTCTCAGAGCTTATTATGAACTGGACTATCTATTCCAACAAG GCAGCGGCAATCATAACTCTACTTTTCATAATTGCAATTAATCTGGCCATTGGGATATCACCCCATGCTGATAATTTTGCCCACATTGGTGGTTTTGCTTCTGGATTTCTTCTTGGATTTGTGCTGCTGGCAAGACCTCAATTTGGTTGGATGGAACGTAATGAGCTACCTCAGACTAATCAACCTCCAAAGTACAAATTGTACCAGTACGTCTTGTGGGTTGGTGCACTCATATTGCTGGTTGTTGG ATTTGTGATTATCCTGGTGATGCTCTTCAAGGGCAAGAATGGGAACGACAGCTGCCACTGGTGCCAGTACCTGAACTGCGTACCAACATCCAGATGGAAGTGCAACACTTGA
- the LOC120713747 gene encoding exopolygalacturonase-like, with translation MPSIPKALVVFFAVAALLCGGHAHRKDHAASVYDVTQYGAAPSNRDNRDAFLAAWRAACGSTAGNSTLVFPKGTFAVGAVQFEGPCANRGAPAVVIHGVLQPCAGGGGCHLSDDAWITFSGLNNLLITGDCTFDGQGHRSGKPKSKTTTLVLEDVTNSMLRGLAFVNSRGFHVNLRRCTGVVAEGLGIHAPAASRNTDGVHVGHSRHVRILDSVIGTGDDCVSVGPGSVDVVVSGVTCGPGHGLSVGSLGKDGGEQDVRGLVIRNCTVKGTTNGVRIKTWPGSPPSRASNITFEDIAMANVTNPIIIDQRYCPHDRCSDADKPSQVQISDVTFRRIEGTSSGPLAVRLLCSEERPCTGVRLDDINLTCGDVPCRSEFSNVRGPLVPVVAPAPAPGSSPTAAAGGEEEEADVASRVSQQLGRLTWWLPLTVRGFVQEGTTKTEGRLIF, from the exons ATGCCCAGCATCCCCAAAGCCCTGGTCGTGTtcttcgccgtcgccgcgctgctCTGCGGCGGCCACGCGCACCGCAAGGACCATGCGGCGAGCGTCTACGACGTGACGCAGTACGGAGCGGCGCCGAGCAACCGAGACAACAGAGAC GCTTTCTTGGCCGCGTGGCGCGCGGCGTGCGGCTCCACCGCCGGTAACTCGACGCTCGTGTTCCCCAAGGGCACATTCGCCGTCGGCGCCGTGCAGTTCGAGGGGCCGTGCGCGAACCGCGGCGCGCCCGCCGTGGTGATCCACGGCGTGCTCCAGccgtgcgcgggcggcggcggctgccaccTCTCGGACGACGCCTGGATCACGTTCAGCGGCCTGAACAACCTCCTCATCACCGGCGACTGCACCTTCGACGGCCAGGGCCATAGGAGCGGCAAGCCCAAGTCCAAGACGACG ACCCTGGTTTTGGAGGACGTCACGAACTCGATGCTGAGGGGCCTGGCGTTCGTGAACAGCCGGGGCTTCCACGTGAACCTGCGCCGCTGCACCGGGGTCGTGGCCGAGGGCCTCGGCATCCACGCGCCGGCCGCCAGCCGCAACACGGACGGCGTCCACGTGGGCCACTCTCGCCACGTCCGCATCCTCGACTCGGTCATCGGCACCGGCGACGACTGCGTGTCCGTCGGCCCCGGCTCCGTCGACGTCGTCGTGAGCGGCGTCACCTGCGGCCCCGGGCACGGGCTCAGCGTGGGGAGCCTGggcaaggacggcggcgagcaggacgTGCGCGGGCTGGTGATCAGGAACTGCACGGTGAAGGGCACCACCAACGGGGTGCGCATCAAGACGTGGCCCGggtcgccgccgagccgcgcgTCCAACATCACCTTCGAGGACATCGCCATGGCCAACGTCACCAACCCCATCATCATCGACCAGCGCTACTGCCCCCACGACCGCTGCTCCGACGCCGACAAG CCGTCGCAGGTGCAGATCAGCGACGTGACGTTCCGGCGGATCGAGGGCACGTCCAGCGGCCCGCTGGCGGTGCGGCTGCTGTGCAGCGAGGAGCGGCCGTGCACCGGGGTGCGCCTCGACGACATCAACCTCACCTGCGGCGACGTCCCGTGCCGATCCGAGTTCTCCAACGTGCGGGGGCCACTCGTCCCGgtggtggcgccggcgccggcgccggggtcgagcccgaccgccgccgcgggcggggaggaggaagaggctgatGTGGCATCCAGGGTATCTCAACAGCTAGGCAGGTTGACTTGGTGGTTACCGTTGACTGTCAGAGGATTTGTTCAGGAGGGGACAACAAAAACTGAAGGGAGGTtaattttctag